The region GAGTACGGCTCGGCCACCGGCACCGCGTCGGCGGGCTGAGCCGACAGCGTGGTGGAGATCCCCACCACGTAATTCAGGCCGCGGGCCTGCAGTCCGTGGCGGAACGCGGCAGCGTCGCCGTATCCGGCGTCCGCGACGGCCAGCGGCACCTCGATCCCCCACGAGCGGGTCTCGTCGAGCATGTCCAGGGCCAGCTGCCACTTCTCCACATGCCCGACATCGTCCGGGATGCCGCAGGCGGTGCGGCGGGCGATCTTGTCCGCATCGGCCTTCGGTGAGGCGGGATCCCAGGTCCGGGGCAGGAACAGCCGCCAGTTGACCGCCGCCGAGGCGGTCTCGGACGCGAGGTGGACCGAGACGCCGACCTGGCAGTTGGTGACCTTGCCCGCGGTGCCGGTGTACTGCCGCGACACGCATGCCGAGGCAGTCCCGTCCTTGAGGAACCCGGTGTCGTCGAAGACCAGGGCTTCCGGCCCGATCACCTTCTCCATCCGCCAGGCGAGCTGGGCCCGGATATGTGCCGGGTCCCAGGGGCTGGTGGTGATGAAGTTGGCCAGTGCCTGACGATTGCCGTCCTCCCCGAGCCGGGCGGCCATCGGCTCGACCGACTTACGCTGCCCGTCGGTCAGCAGCCCCCGCAGATAAACCTGCCCCCACCGGCGCTGATCCTTGCGCGCGAACGGCTCGAACACCTCCGCCGCGAACGCCTCCAACTCACCACGCACCACAGCAATCTCGTCCGGAGTCACACACTCTCAACGCCACACCGGGCCGACAGGACACGCACCACCACAACCGACCTGACCAAGCCCTACTAGGAGTTGGCTGGACACTGCTGTGCGGGTGTCTGGCTGTGTCACTTTCCGTGGATGTCGTTTCGACCTGAGTTCGGGAGTCACCTGGCGCGCGTTTTTATGATCAATGTCCATGGGAATCGATGTCA is a window of Streptomyces mirabilis DNA encoding:
- a CDS encoding IS701 family transposase → MTPDEIAVVRGELEAFAAEVFEPFARKDQRRWGQVYLRGLLTDGQRKSVEPMAARLGEDGNRQALANFITTSPWDPAHIRAQLAWRMEKVIGPEALVFDDTGFLKDGTASACVSRQYTGTAGKVTNCQVGVSVHLASETASAAVNWRLFLPRTWDPASPKADADKIARRTACGIPDDVGHVEKWQLALDMLDETRSWGIEVPLAVADAGYGDAAAFRHGLQARGLNYVVGISTTLSAQPADAVPVAEPYSGTGRPPVAKYPDKPRSVKELVIAAGRKAARPVQWREGSRPGTGRSGRKRMYSRFVALRIRPAGREVRQATNGPELPECWLLAEWPAGESEPVQFWLSDLPSGMPLTTLVRLAKLRWRIEHDYREMKQALGLAHFEGRTWGGWHHHVTLVSVAHAFCTLQRLARAPKDTASA